In Vigna angularis cultivar LongXiaoDou No.4 chromosome 8, ASM1680809v1, whole genome shotgun sequence, the DNA window TCACAATTTCAAATAGTGATAAGAAATCCATAAATGACATTCGTACTATCCATTTTGTAACAACCTTAAATGTTGCAACACTTAATTCCTCCACACAATATGGCGTCCGATGAAGATTGACTAACTGTATTATTTTCATCTGTAGATGGCTTACTGTTATCATCCTCGTCAGCAAACATATCATAATCACCTTCACCAGTGCTAGAGGCTTCTCCACTAGccaaatgttgatttgatgggCCTTCTTTTGCCCGGGCTAACTTCTCATATCCTTCTGAAAAGGGGAGAATGTAGAAGGCATAAGCATTAAGCAGTTAATACCACGAAACAGGCACCCTTCACTCCTTCTCATAAACCTAAATATCGACAACATcatagaaagaagaaagaagagccAAGGAAAAATTGACAATTAATAACCTGCCCCAAAATCCAACACTTAACTAATATGGAGGCCCAAAGATAGTTTCTCCAAACACTAAGAATAAAGATTTACAAGATATAAAGAGAACATGTAAATGaacatgatataaaattaataactgCAGTTAGATACAAGccaaatataactttaaatattgtttcttatatttttatctttatgaaCACCATTAAtcctttattttgaaaaaatggcAATTATCAGGCTTTCTCTGATAACGATTTAGGGTTGCCATACTCAACTcaagttaaaagtaaatttgCATACGCAACTATGGAGTCAACAGCAGATTCGGGTTCTcttattttctgtatttatttgTTCCAACTTGAAAAGCACAATGTCAAAATTACACATTCCTTACACGTTCAGATTtgagagtaaaatatttttaactggataatattttttaaggatATGAACTACCCTTAGCAAGAAATTCCACAACTCCTTGGCCACATAAAAAACCAATGATTGCCTAAACAAATGGATGATCTACAACTACTCTGGAGtgaattggaaaataaatattgtattttacaATGATACTTCAGtagaacaaagaaataaaaaatcagaaaattaaGAATGATAAAATACATACATACCGTTTCCCCAGGTTCAAGAACATTTGCAATCCGCCTCTTCATGATGGCAATATCTTTAGAAGAAAGGTCAGGCATGCCCTCATCCACATCATTAGTTGGTACAGATTTTAATGCAGAATATTTTGGATCAAATTCAATATTATCAAGCCATGCATCCTGCAAGGATCCCTAATTTATTAACAGAATTCAAATGAAATATcacaaataaagaaagaaaacaacataaatcCCTCACCTTAATCTCATTCTCTCTTACATATTCAACAAAATTGGCTGCTGCATGAAAATAaccttcttccctttctttatcTAGGTTGAAAGGCTCAATCTGAATCCCGTCATCGACAAAATTCTCGCTATCCTGCCACAAGATATCACACATCACTGCCTGCCTATCTTTTACGTATCCAGT includes these proteins:
- the LOC128193706 gene encoding uncharacterized protein LOC128193706, yielding MCDILWQDSENFVDDGIQIEPFNLDKEREEGYFHAAANFVEYVRENEIKDAWLDNIEFDPKYSALKSVPTNDVDEGMPDLSSKDIAIMKRRIANVLEPGETAIIGFLCGQGVVEFLAKEGYEKLARAKEGPSNQHLASGEASSTGEGDYDMFADEDDNSKPSTDENNTVSQSSSDAILCGGIKCCNI